From Drosophila suzukii chromosome 2R, CBGP_Dsuzu_IsoJpt1.0, whole genome shotgun sequence, a single genomic window includes:
- the LOC108010260 gene encoding uncharacterized protein, with amino-acid sequence MRHLWLLLLIACGSVQFPGVLTYPEALPAKSSSAAGGGDGGGAGGGITPTDTSKDYDYEDESQHAAGNLARSTENPKIPEPFFEQTDVNIYVPINTTSVKLECPVKNYNAQHHVVLWYKGKTPVSNGNNIFDKIYSMDKQFSLTVPLASNATEEQYVCEVPNKARRQVTIRFGPEPSTTVPSVPTVSAVTSTPAKDAAPHGRDISLWLIGLLLAPLQLAVAFRF; translated from the exons ATGAGGCATCTCTGGCTGCTGCTCCTTATCGCCTGTGGATCTGTCCAGTTCCCAG GTGTGCTGACCTACCCAGAGGCACTCCCAGCCAAATCCTCTTCAGCCGCTGGAGGCGGCGATGGAGGAGGAGCTGGTGGAGGAATCACTCCCACAGACACCAGCAAGGACTATGACTATGAGGATGAGTCGCAGCATGCAGCGGGAAACCTGGCTAGGTCTACTGAAAATCCCAAAATCCCCGAACCTTTCTTCGAGCAGACTGATGTTAACATATATGTGCCGATTAACACGACCAGTGTGAAGCTCGAGTGTCCTGTAAAGAATTACAATG CTCAACATCACGTGGTCCTCTGGTACAAAGGAAAGACACCTGTCTCCAACGGAAACAACATATTCGACAAGATTTACAGCATGGACAAACAGTTCTCCCTGACCGTGCCCCTGGCCTCCAATGCGACGGAGGAGCAGTATGTGTGCGAAGTGCCCAACAAGGCGCGACGCCAGGTAACCATTCGCTTTGGACCGGAGCCAAGCACCACGGTTCCATCGGTACCTACCGTCTCGGCGGTAACCTCGACCCCCGCCAAGGATGCGGCGCCTCATGGACGGGACATTAGCCTCTGGCTAATAGGCCTGCTCCTGGCCCCTCTCCAGTTGGCAGTGGCCTTCCGTTTTTGA
- the VepD gene encoding ventrally expressed gene D protein, producing MIPQSENTPLTEDTYLEESQFSEHCGQSRCGQAQTAFEVYQRILHRLQNQPQENGTRANENELEKQIWLASFTGRPIQYQC from the coding sequence ATGATACCGCAAAGCGAGAATACCCCTCTGACCGAAGATACTTACCTTGAGGAATCCCAGTTCTCTGAGCATTGTGGCCAGAGTCGTTGTGGGCAGGCCCAAACTGCCTTTGAGGTTTACCAAAGAATCCTGCACCGATTACAAAACCAACCACAAGAAAATGGAACAAGAGCTAATGAAAACGAGCTGGAGAAGCAGATTTGGCTAGCCAGCTTTACAGGAAGACCCATACAATACCAATGttag
- the qkr58E-3 gene encoding KH domain-containing, RNA-binding, signal transduction-associated protein 2: protein MIKMEPPSEFAEKPATHDHQPRLNEVAQKFLADLDEERQRLSAEFPLCALLIDEAVDRVYCTGRIPGKEFYADVYKQKPMKITQKVFVPVKQYPKFNFTGKILGPKGNSLRRLQEETQCKIAIKGRSSIRDRTKEEQLRNSGDPRYAHLQKDLFLEVSTVATPAECYARIAYALAEIRKYLIPDKNDEVSHEQLRELMEMDPESAKSIHGPNLEAYRSVFDKKFGGNGNGAPKYINLIKRAAENPPEVDDGEEVAYEYEHRMPPKRPPTGYEYTKPRPSIIPTNGAAYKRPYPTDMKRMREPPIKSYKPNPYTILKKYK, encoded by the exons ATGATAAAAATGGAACCACCAAGCGAGTTTGCTGAGAAGCCAGCCACCCATGACCACCAGCCGCGTCTGAACGAGGTGGCGCAAAAGTTTCTGGCCGATTTGGACGAGGAGCGCCAGCGTTTGTCCGCCGAATTTCCACTATGTGCCTTGCTCATCGACGAGG CTGTGGACCGAGTTTACTGCACGGGTCGCATTCCCGGCAAGGAGTTCTACGCGGATGTGTACAAGCAGAAGCCGATGAAGATTACCCAAAAGGTGTTCGTGCCCGTCAAGCAGTATCCCAAG TTCAACTTTACTGGCAAGATCCTGGGACCCAAGGGCAACTCGCTGCGCCGTCTGCAAGAGGAGACCCAGTGCAAGATAGCCATCAAGGGACGCAGTTCGATCCGCGATCGAACCAAGGAGGAGCAACTGCGCAACTCGGGTGATCCGAGGTATGCGCACTTGCAGAAAGACCTCTTCCTGGAGGTCAGCACGGTGGCCACTCCGGCGGAGTGCTATGCTCGTATAGCCTACGCCCTGGCCGAGATCCGTAAGTATCTAATTCCAGACAAGAATGATGAGGTTTCCCACGAACAACTGCGTGAATTGATGGAAATGGATCCGGAGTCGGCCAAAAGTATTCACGGACCCAATCTGGAAGCCTACAG ATCTGTCTTCGACAAGAAATTCGGAGGCAACGGCAATGGAGCTCCCAAGTACATCAACCTAATCAAGCGCGCTGCGGAAAATCCGCCCGA AGTCGATGATGGGGAGGAGGTGGCCTACGAGTATGAGCACCGTATGCCCCCCAAGCGTCCACCCACGGGCTATGAGTACACCAAAC CACGTCCATCAATAATACCGACAAACGGAGCGGCATATAAACGTCCATATCCGACTGACATGAAACGTATGCGCGAACCGCCCATCAAGTCCTATAAGCCCAATCCGTATACCATactcaaaaaatataaataa
- the PolE4 gene encoding DNA polymerase epsilon subunit 4, whose amino-acid sequence MASEDLFENEFSEEQDLELQQAMETEAEEAGEAKESPEVIEETPENPPAESATEPVADKPLTNGTKPSADHDARMTQLPMARIRNIMKLDPDLHMANNEAVFTVAKAVELFIASLSRESYTYTAQSKKKTIQKRDVEMAISAVDSLMFLDGAMNF is encoded by the exons ATGGCCAGCGAAGACTTATTTGAGAATGAATTCTCGGAAGAACAGGATCTGGAGCTCCAGCAGGCCATGGAGACGGAGGCAGAGGAAGCAGGGGAGGCCAAGGAATCCCCGGAAGTCATagaggaaacgccggagaatCCTCCAGCGGAATCTGCCACAGAACCAGTCGCAGACAAACCGC TGACGAATGGCACCAAACCCTCTGCAGATCACGATGCCAGAATGACACAACTTCCCATGGCCAGAATACGAAACATTATGAAACTGGATCCGGATCTGCACATGGCCAACAATGAGGCTGTCTTTACGGTGGCCAAAGCTGTCGAATTATTCATCGCCTCCTTGTCCCGGGAATCATACACCTATACTGCGCAGTCCAAGAAGAAAACCATCCAAAAGAGGGACGTGGAAATGGCCATATCGGCTGTGGACAGCCTGATGTTCCTAGATGGTGCCATGAACTTTTGA
- the qkr58E-1 gene encoding KH domain-containing, RNA-binding, signal transduction-associated protein 1 isoform X4: protein MPRDYDRDYNEDAADYKRKRRDEEPAATGAPETPEADGGGHTHTTSHAALRDTPQLNEKTNAYLQECLLEKKTLEKKHIITKRLLDDEVEKILVSGRIPKPEIYANVYSEKPIRVAQKVLFPIKEYPKFNFVGKILGPKGNTLRQLQEETMCKMVVMGRNSMRDHGKEEELRSSGNPKYAHLSRDLHVEISTVAPPAEAYHRISYALGEIRKFMIPDANDDIRLEQLREMDGKERMYKKSHHYSKSYGDHGAYSSRSRDHELYDHHGEYDRYATPPPQTSKHSTHHAQYDSSSYERDYRREYHPHSSSSSYAAAYPAKPSNGRSSSSYRPTTSGSGSHSSAHYETGSRSRESVRYRSAPYPKIR from the exons ATGCCGCGCGACTACGACAGGGACTACAACGAAGACGCCGCCGACTACAAGAGAAAGCGACGCGACGAGGAGCCAGCGGCGACCGGTGCTCCGGAGACTCCGGAGGCGGATGGCGGcggacacacacacaccaccAGCCACGCCGCCCTCCGGGACACGCCCCAGCTGAACGAGAAGACCAACGCGTACCTGCAGGAGTGCCTGCTGGAGAAGAAGACGCTCGAGAAGAAGCACATCATCACCAAGCGGCTGCTTGACGACG AGGTGGAGAAGATCTTGGTCAGCGGTCGCATACCCAAACCGGAGATCTATGCCAACGTGTACAGCGAAAAGCCGATCCGAGTGGCCCAGAAGGTGCTGTTCCCCATCAAGGAGTACCCCAAGTTCAACTTCGTCGGCAAAATCCTGGGCCCCAAGGGCAACACACTGCGCCAGCTGCAGGAGGAAACCATGTGCAAGATGGTTGTGATGGGGCGAAACTCTATGCGCGACCATGGCAAAGAAGAAGAGCTTCGCAGCTCTGGCAATCCCAAGTATGCGCATCTCAGCCGAGATTTGCATGTGGAGATATCCACGGTGGCCCCTCCCGCGGAGGCCTATCACAGGATCAGCTATGCGCTGGGCGAGATTCGCAAGTTTATGATACCCGATGCCAACGACGACATTCGGCTGGAGCAACTGCGCGAGATGGACGGCAAGGAGCGCATGTACAAGAAGTCTCACCACTATTCCAAGTCATACGGCGATCACGGCGCCTACAGTTCTCG ATCCCGGGACCATGAGCTGTACGACCACCACGGAGAATACGATCGCTACGCCACACCGCCGCCCCAGACATCGAAGCACTCGACCCACCACGCCCAGTACGACAGCAGCTCCTACGAGCGCGACTACCGGCGTGAGTATCACCCCCACTCATCCTCCTCTTCCTACGCGGCGGCCTATCCAG CAAAACCAAGCAACGGTCGTTCATCATCGTCATATCGACCAACAACCTCGGGCTCGGGATCACATTCATCTGCACACTACGAAACTGGATCCCGATCTCGTGAAAGCGTGCGTTATCGCTCGGCTCCATATCCGAAAATACGTTAA
- the qkr58E-1 gene encoding KH domain-containing, RNA-binding, signal transduction-associated protein 2 isoform X2: MPRDYDRDYNEDAADYKRKRRDEEPAATGAPETPEADGGGHTHTTSHAALRDTPQLNEKTNAYLQECLLEKKTLEKKHIITKRLLDDEVEKILVSGRIPKPEIYANVYSEKPIRVAQKVLFPIKEYPKFNFVGKILGPKGNTLRQLQEETMCKMVVMGRNSMRDHGKEEELRSSGNPKYAHLSRDLHVEISTVAPPAEAYHRISYALGEIRKFMIPDANDDIRLEQLREMDGKERMYKKSHHYSKSYGDHGAYSSRTPPPASSKPKVYSILEKARYVMDDPNYGIVKTHRSRDHELYDHHGEYDRYATPPPQTSKHSTHHAQYDSSSYERDYRREYHPHSSSSSYAAAYPAKPSNGRSSSSYRPTTSGSGSHSSAHYETGSRSRESVRYRSAPYPKIR; the protein is encoded by the exons ATGCCGCGCGACTACGACAGGGACTACAACGAAGACGCCGCCGACTACAAGAGAAAGCGACGCGACGAGGAGCCAGCGGCGACCGGTGCTCCGGAGACTCCGGAGGCGGATGGCGGcggacacacacacaccaccAGCCACGCCGCCCTCCGGGACACGCCCCAGCTGAACGAGAAGACCAACGCGTACCTGCAGGAGTGCCTGCTGGAGAAGAAGACGCTCGAGAAGAAGCACATCATCACCAAGCGGCTGCTTGACGACG AGGTGGAGAAGATCTTGGTCAGCGGTCGCATACCCAAACCGGAGATCTATGCCAACGTGTACAGCGAAAAGCCGATCCGAGTGGCCCAGAAGGTGCTGTTCCCCATCAAGGAGTACCCCAAGTTCAACTTCGTCGGCAAAATCCTGGGCCCCAAGGGCAACACACTGCGCCAGCTGCAGGAGGAAACCATGTGCAAGATGGTTGTGATGGGGCGAAACTCTATGCGCGACCATGGCAAAGAAGAAGAGCTTCGCAGCTCTGGCAATCCCAAGTATGCGCATCTCAGCCGAGATTTGCATGTGGAGATATCCACGGTGGCCCCTCCCGCGGAGGCCTATCACAGGATCAGCTATGCGCTGGGCGAGATTCGCAAGTTTATGATACCCGATGCCAACGACGACATTCGGCTGGAGCAACTGCGCGAGATGGACGGCAAGGAGCGCATGTACAAGAAGTCTCACCACTATTCCAAGTCATACGGCGATCACGGCGCCTACAGTTCTCG CACTCCACCTCCTGCTTCCTCCAAGCCCAAAGTTTATTCGATTCTGGAGAAGGCACGATATGTGATGGACGATCCCAACTATGGCATCGTCAAGACGCACAG ATCCCGGGACCATGAGCTGTACGACCACCACGGAGAATACGATCGCTACGCCACACCGCCGCCCCAGACATCGAAGCACTCGACCCACCACGCCCAGTACGACAGCAGCTCCTACGAGCGCGACTACCGGCGTGAGTATCACCCCCACTCATCCTCCTCTTCCTACGCGGCGGCCTATCCAG CAAAACCAAGCAACGGTCGTTCATCATCGTCATATCGACCAACAACCTCGGGCTCGGGATCACATTCATCTGCACACTACGAAACTGGATCCCGATCTCGTGAAAGCGTGCGTTATCGCTCGGCTCCATATCCGAAAATACGTTAA
- the qkr58E-1 gene encoding KH domain-containing, RNA-binding, signal transduction-associated protein 2 isoform X1, with protein sequence MPRDYDRDYNEDAADYKRKRRDEEPAATGAPETPEADGGGHTHTTSHAALRDTPQLNEKTNAYLQECLLEKKTLEKKHIITKRLLDDEVEKILVSGRIPKPEIYANVYSEKPIRVAQKVLFPIKEYPKFNFVGKILGPKGNTLRQLQEETMCKMVVMGRNSMRDHGKEEELRSSGNPKYAHLSRDLHVEISTVAPPAEAYHRISYALGEIRKFMIPDANDDIRLEQLREMDGKERMYKKSHHYSKSYGDHGAYSSRTPPPASSKPKVYSILEKARYVMDDPNYGIVKTHSRSRDHELYDHHGEYDRYATPPPQTSKHSTHHAQYDSSSYERDYRREYHPHSSSSSYAAAYPAKPSNGRSSSSYRPTTSGSGSHSSAHYETGSRSRESVRYRSAPYPKIR encoded by the exons ATGCCGCGCGACTACGACAGGGACTACAACGAAGACGCCGCCGACTACAAGAGAAAGCGACGCGACGAGGAGCCAGCGGCGACCGGTGCTCCGGAGACTCCGGAGGCGGATGGCGGcggacacacacacaccaccAGCCACGCCGCCCTCCGGGACACGCCCCAGCTGAACGAGAAGACCAACGCGTACCTGCAGGAGTGCCTGCTGGAGAAGAAGACGCTCGAGAAGAAGCACATCATCACCAAGCGGCTGCTTGACGACG AGGTGGAGAAGATCTTGGTCAGCGGTCGCATACCCAAACCGGAGATCTATGCCAACGTGTACAGCGAAAAGCCGATCCGAGTGGCCCAGAAGGTGCTGTTCCCCATCAAGGAGTACCCCAAGTTCAACTTCGTCGGCAAAATCCTGGGCCCCAAGGGCAACACACTGCGCCAGCTGCAGGAGGAAACCATGTGCAAGATGGTTGTGATGGGGCGAAACTCTATGCGCGACCATGGCAAAGAAGAAGAGCTTCGCAGCTCTGGCAATCCCAAGTATGCGCATCTCAGCCGAGATTTGCATGTGGAGATATCCACGGTGGCCCCTCCCGCGGAGGCCTATCACAGGATCAGCTATGCGCTGGGCGAGATTCGCAAGTTTATGATACCCGATGCCAACGACGACATTCGGCTGGAGCAACTGCGCGAGATGGACGGCAAGGAGCGCATGTACAAGAAGTCTCACCACTATTCCAAGTCATACGGCGATCACGGCGCCTACAGTTCTCG CACTCCACCTCCTGCTTCCTCCAAGCCCAAAGTTTATTCGATTCTGGAGAAGGCACGATATGTGATGGACGATCCCAACTATGGCATCGTCAAGACGCACAG TAGATCCCGGGACCATGAGCTGTACGACCACCACGGAGAATACGATCGCTACGCCACACCGCCGCCCCAGACATCGAAGCACTCGACCCACCACGCCCAGTACGACAGCAGCTCCTACGAGCGCGACTACCGGCGTGAGTATCACCCCCACTCATCCTCCTCTTCCTACGCGGCGGCCTATCCAG CAAAACCAAGCAACGGTCGTTCATCATCGTCATATCGACCAACAACCTCGGGCTCGGGATCACATTCATCTGCACACTACGAAACTGGATCCCGATCTCGTGAAAGCGTGCGTTATCGCTCGGCTCCATATCCGAAAATACGTTAA
- the qkr58E-1 gene encoding KH domain-containing, RNA-binding, signal transduction-associated protein 2 isoform X3: MPRDYDRDYNEDAADYKRKRRDEEPAATGAPETPEADGGGHTHTTSHAALRDTPQLNEKTNAYLQECLLEKKTLEKKHIITKRLLDDEVEKILVSGRIPKPEIYANVYSEKPIRVAQKVLFPIKEYPKFNFVGKILGPKGNTLRQLQEETMCKMVVMGRNSMRDHGKEEELRSSGNPKYAHLSRDLHVEISTVAPPAEAYHRISYALGEIRKFMIPDANDDIRLEQLREMDGKERMYKKSHHYSKSYGDHGAYSSRRSRDHELYDHHGEYDRYATPPPQTSKHSTHHAQYDSSSYERDYRREYHPHSSSSSYAAAYPAKPSNGRSSSSYRPTTSGSGSHSSAHYETGSRSRESVRYRSAPYPKIR; this comes from the exons ATGCCGCGCGACTACGACAGGGACTACAACGAAGACGCCGCCGACTACAAGAGAAAGCGACGCGACGAGGAGCCAGCGGCGACCGGTGCTCCGGAGACTCCGGAGGCGGATGGCGGcggacacacacacaccaccAGCCACGCCGCCCTCCGGGACACGCCCCAGCTGAACGAGAAGACCAACGCGTACCTGCAGGAGTGCCTGCTGGAGAAGAAGACGCTCGAGAAGAAGCACATCATCACCAAGCGGCTGCTTGACGACG AGGTGGAGAAGATCTTGGTCAGCGGTCGCATACCCAAACCGGAGATCTATGCCAACGTGTACAGCGAAAAGCCGATCCGAGTGGCCCAGAAGGTGCTGTTCCCCATCAAGGAGTACCCCAAGTTCAACTTCGTCGGCAAAATCCTGGGCCCCAAGGGCAACACACTGCGCCAGCTGCAGGAGGAAACCATGTGCAAGATGGTTGTGATGGGGCGAAACTCTATGCGCGACCATGGCAAAGAAGAAGAGCTTCGCAGCTCTGGCAATCCCAAGTATGCGCATCTCAGCCGAGATTTGCATGTGGAGATATCCACGGTGGCCCCTCCCGCGGAGGCCTATCACAGGATCAGCTATGCGCTGGGCGAGATTCGCAAGTTTATGATACCCGATGCCAACGACGACATTCGGCTGGAGCAACTGCGCGAGATGGACGGCAAGGAGCGCATGTACAAGAAGTCTCACCACTATTCCAAGTCATACGGCGATCACGGCGCCTACAGTTCTCG TAGATCCCGGGACCATGAGCTGTACGACCACCACGGAGAATACGATCGCTACGCCACACCGCCGCCCCAGACATCGAAGCACTCGACCCACCACGCCCAGTACGACAGCAGCTCCTACGAGCGCGACTACCGGCGTGAGTATCACCCCCACTCATCCTCCTCTTCCTACGCGGCGGCCTATCCAG CAAAACCAAGCAACGGTCGTTCATCATCGTCATATCGACCAACAACCTCGGGCTCGGGATCACATTCATCTGCACACTACGAAACTGGATCCCGATCTCGTGAAAGCGTGCGTTATCGCTCGGCTCCATATCCGAAAATACGTTAA
- the LOC108009666 gene encoding uncharacterized protein, whose translation MNFRTSLEMQTYLAWICFFTLLPSQLGASQFLEEPCGTPKVVYKIVNGDNARLQDAAWMAEIDNGTALLCGGTLIHRRFVLTAAHCIHGQKKLQVRLGAYNRSNPTVVIKVIKGITHRLYKKSSSFQNDIGLLKLSSSVFFNPDIHPICIILNKNLKIEVDKTQKFRAYGWGLKENRVESDLLQTIIVNRADPYNCYKGLGVTPTSNQICGWVSYGDTCQGDSGGPLVNNVTIKGIGVRATQLGIVSYGDLGCNGLSVYTDVTSYVDWIAATIKKYNADESQAQIPLRPAKDLEKWLYRDCGGDTIASNLLGNIYGPNFMAQGVLITDQFVITNAKGLPASPHSLEVSVIGMQKTYESYRVVKIFKQAQENNDIALLKLNRQVTGTDGMKPICMLANLKDQQEAESSNSFTVFDYINTYSGVFDFTVFPISPYDCSYSIQRIIEPNQLCVRTPRGISQNYGKPGDILGKKIFYMGKEWFVLYGIVSYSYNGVHIYTNVMAETGWIANTLKLNQF comes from the exons ATG AACTTTCGTACATCTCTTGAAATGCAGACGTATTTAGCTTGGATTTGTTTCTTCACTTTGCTTCCAAGCCAACTGGGTGCTTCCCAGTTTTTAGAGGAACCGTGTGGAACACCTAAAGTGGTATATAAAATTGTGAACGGCGATAATGCTAGACTTCAAGATGCTGCATGGATGGCTGAAATCGACAACGGCACAGCTCTTCTTTGTGGTGGCACCCTGATTCATAGAC GATTTGTTTTAACTGCTGCACATTGCATACATGGCCAAAAAAAACT aCAGGTGAGGTTGGGAGCATACAACAGAAGTAACCCTACCGTCGTCATTAAAGTCATTAAAGGAATAACTCACAGATTatacaaaaaatcttcaaGTTTTCAAAATGATATAGGATTGCTTAAACTTTCGAGCAGCGTCTTCTTCAACC CCGATATTCACCCAATCTGCATTATTTTGAATAAGAATTTGAAAATTGAAGTAGATAAGACTCAGAAGTTTAGAGCCTATGGTTGGGGACTAAAAGAAAACCGCGTGGAGAGCGATTTACTTCAAACTATCATCGTCAACCGTGCAGATCCTTACAATTGCTATAAGGGACTTGGAGTGACTCCCACTTCAAATCAGATATGTGGTTGGGTTTCTTACGGAGACACCTGTCAAGGCGATTCTGGTGGTCCATTGGTCAATAATGTCACTATTAAGGGAATCGGCGTTCGGGCAACCCAGCTAGGAATCGTAAGCTACGGCGACCTTGGGTGCAATGGTCTTAGTGTATATACCGATGTGACAAGCTATGTGGATTGGATTGCGGCTactataaaaaaatacaatgcGGATGAGTCACAAGCCCAAATACCTCTACGGCCTGCCAAGGATCTCGAAAAGTGGCTTTACAGAGACTGCGGTGGTGATACCATTGCTTCAAATTTACTGGGAAACATTTATGGACCTAATTTCATGGCCCAGGGCGTGCTGATCACAGACC aaTTTGTCATAACAAATGCCAAGGGCCTACCAGCAAGTCCACATTCCCT AGAAGTGAGTGTGATCGGAATGCAAAAAACATATGAATCATACAGAGTTGTTAAAATCTTCAAGCAAGCACAGGAAAACAATGATATTGCTTTGCTCAAACTAAATCGACAGGTGACGGGAACAG ATGGAATGAAACCAATCTGTATGCTTGCGAACTTAAAGGACCAACAGGAAGCCGAATCTAGCAACTCCTTTACAGTGTTTGACTATATTAACACCTATTCAGGTGTTTTTGATTTTACCGTTTTTCCTATAAGCCCCTATGATTGCTCATACAGTATCCAACGAATAATCGAACCAAATCAACTTTGTGTGAGAACTCCTCGGGGTATTAGTCAGAATTACGGAAAACCTGGCGACATATTGGgaaaaaagatattttatatGGGAAAGGAATGGTTCGTTTTGTATGGAATTGTCAGCTATAGCTATAATGGTGTGCACATTTATACGAATGTTATGGCTGAAACTGGGTGGATAGCGAATACGTTGAAGTTAAATCAGTTTTAG
- the qkr58E-2 gene encoding KH domain-containing, RNA-binding, signal transduction-associated protein 2 encodes MAENGLRVPGSSAVASSVASTAAGAGQGSGSAAVAGAGVVATGSSGGTSNGEHENEHNANADSEMAQPAPAVQKYMQELMTERSRMENHFPLALKLIDEALERVQLNGRIPTRDQYADVYQQRTIKLSQKVHVPIKDKKFNYVGKLLGPKGNSLRRLQEETQCKIVILGRFSMKDRAREEELRNSADAKYAHLNLPLHVEVSTIAPPAEAYARVAYALAEIRRYLTPDKHDDIRQEQYRELMEDPEAAKKLTLRQLQQQSNAAASGGGGGGGGGGGGGGGGGNGNGGAAGSGSNNGNGNQRSGGNYRQKFQQQSHYRHNEETVYFRSHNNAYHQPKPYVPAAQRGNAMHTALPPQAIVRASPPGMVVSAASFNGRNAGLGNAGGGGIMANSIVATTGGGIGGAVPPNMRYRPAAPYQFVKK; translated from the exons ATGGCGGAGAACGGACTGCGTGTGCCAGGGTCATCCGCGGTGGCCTCCTCGGTGGCTTCCACGGCGGCAGGAGCCGGGCAGGGATCAGGATCTGCTGCAGTGGCCGGAGCCGGAGTGGTGGCCACCGGCAGCAGCGGGGGGACGAGCAACGGGGAGCACGAGAACGAACACAACGCCAATGCGGACAGCGAGATGGCCCAGCCGGCGCCGGCGGTCCAGAAGTACATGCAGGAGCTCATGACGGAGAGGTCGCGCATGGAGAACCACTTCCCCCTGGCGCTGAAGCTGATCGACGAAG CTTTGGAGCGTGTGCAGCTGAACGGACGCATCCCGACGAGAGACCAGTACGCCGACGTCTACCAGCAGCGCACCATCAAGCTCTCCCAGAAGGTGCACGTGCCCATCAAGGACAAGAAGTTCAACTATGTGGGCAAGCTTCTGGGCCCCAAGGGCAATTCGCTGCGCCGCCTGCAGGAGGAAACGCAGTGCAAGATCGTCATACTTGGCCGCTTCTCAATGAAGGATCGAGCCCGCGAGGAGGAGCTGCGCAACTCCGCGGACGCCAAATACGCCCACCTGAATCTTCCGCTGCACGTCGAGGTGTCCACCATAGCTCCGCCCGCCGAGGCGTACGCCCGTGTGGCCTACGCCCTGGCCGAGATTCGGCGATATCTTACGCCGGACAAACACGATGACATCCGCCAGGAGCAGTACCGCGAGCTCATGGAGGATCCGGAGGCGGCCAAGAAGCTCACGCTTCgccagctgcagcagcagtcGAATGCAGCGGCCAGTGGAGGTGGTGGAGGAggtggcggcggcggcggtggtggtggtggagggGGAAACGGAAATGGCGGAGCAGCTGGATCCGGCAGCAACAATGGCAACGGCAACCAGCGCTCCGGCGGCAACTACAG ACAAAAGTTTCAGCAACAATCACACTATCGCCACAACGAGGAGACTGTCTACTTTCGCTCACACAACAATGCGTACCACCAGCCAAAACCCTATGTGCCAG CCGCCCAGCGGGGCAATGCCATGCACACCGCCCTGCCACCGCAGGCGATTGTGCGAGCCTCACCACCCGGAATGGTCGTCAGTGCGGCCAGCTTCAATGGTCGGAATGCCGGGCTGGGCAATGCCGGCGGCGGCGGGATCATGGCCAATAGCATCGTGGCCACCACTGGCGGTGGCATCGGCGGCGCTGTGCCACCCAATATGCGCTACCGTCCCGCTGCCCCCTATCAGTTTGTCAAGAAATAA